A single window of Streptomyces cathayae DNA harbors:
- a CDS encoding putative T7SS-secreted protein has product MGIGDFIKDITPDSVEETVEDGVEWLGDRVEGAGNWTADRLDEAGWESGADWVREQSRSVANRMGAEVDEMDLGETEDRTKLVYGSPEKIRSTAEKLRSFQKAFDDAGSGLKGLDSSQLKGEAAEALRKAVSTQPPKWFTGADACEKAVGALESFASTVSWAQGQAQTAIRKWKEGVKASEDAADAHRKKVDAYNKAVDRYNAQPADKRDPSTLPPCPAPTFDDPGKKLMQEAQDILAEARKQRNTAAETARSAVRAARDMAPQKPSYAQQAGDGLQELQIMGDHVGGGVIKGTAGLLTFVRGINPLDPYNLTHPAEYATNLNGLASGLVLAANDPVGTGKQMVGDFMKDPYEGFGRLLPDAALTVATGGGGAAVKGVRIAADAADAARVRRLVDDAPDGTHNRPDGSRTTDGTDPVDLASGRMFLPQADVEIPGILPLVFTRRTESGCTAGRFLGPSWTSTVDERLEIDPVGVVHVTADGLLIPYPHPVPGAPTRPESGTTRTLLARDADGDYTLTDPDTGLVRHFTAPPGGEPGGDGDAWLMSVTERNGHTVTVDRTEDGLPTALAHSAGPRVKLTTTDGRITALALVGAGENGADLPLMGYGYRDGDLTTVTKPSGATTTFAYDDRRRVTAWTDSNDSRYDYAYDDRDRVIAEGGEAGHVQITLAYTEPDPATGHRTTTLTTADGRTTRHRIDHRCRVIATTDPLGHTTRSTYDTHGNPLTRTDPLGATTAFTYDENSRLVCAVRPDGSELRIVRGPLGLPTEVVGPDGARTTYAYDERGNRIAVTDPAGHATRYAYDDAGRLASVTDALGDTTRVVCDRAGLVVAVTDPSGATIRTERDGLGRPVRVTGPTGGVTRLDWNADGQLVRRIGPGGATESWIYDGEGNCLAHTDAVGGVSRYEYTHFDLPLAGTRPDGSRYEFEHDNDLRLTRVTNPQGLTWTYEYDAVGNIVSETDFDGRTLTYRMDAAGRLAERIDALGGAVSFERDQLGQVIRKDVDGRVTTYAYDRAGRLLEAIGPESELRYQYDRRGQVKTELVDGRPLVHSYDDLGRRIRRTTPTGHVTSYAYASDGLPLRLTTGGRRVDFHHDAVGRELTRTYGDAITMTSAWDEAGRLAEQHITAGVRAIDSRAYAYRADGHLISVATRLSGTRTFELDRAGRVTAVHAQGWTERYAYDAVGNQTSASWPSRHPGSEAIGPRAYTGTTVTRAGDVRFGHDALGRIVLRQKTRLSRKPDTWRYEWDTENRLTSVTTPDGTRWRYRYDPLGRRTTKQRLADDGEGVVEEIRFTWDGLTLCEQTSHRPDVPNTVVLTWDHRDVVPLAQTERILTADSGQEEIDRRFFAIATDLVGTPTELIDESGDIAWRSRSTLWGTTAWARDSSAYIPLRFPGQYYDPETGLHYNCFRHYDPETGRYTSPDPLGLAPAPNPVGYVDNPHTGCDPLGLMPKYTKEEKAQQAREKAIQTADEVIERAQGNRMKKAGNYHADSMHSFSDERVLEILKSPDAVYHSTAGSGRLTFRQGEDIVVTEGGGAGAGNAITAYGPSGTRGDSGVRALGGLPSDPGGPITHADVVEGRIPAKNGYLAPAVQIR; this is encoded by the coding sequence GTGGGTATCGGCGACTTCATCAAGGACATCACCCCGGACTCGGTGGAGGAGACGGTCGAGGACGGTGTCGAGTGGCTCGGCGACCGGGTCGAGGGCGCGGGGAACTGGACCGCGGACCGGCTGGACGAGGCCGGCTGGGAGTCGGGTGCGGACTGGGTGCGCGAGCAGTCGCGTTCGGTGGCGAACCGGATGGGCGCCGAGGTCGACGAGATGGACCTCGGAGAGACCGAGGACAGGACCAAGCTGGTCTACGGCAGTCCGGAGAAGATCCGTTCCACCGCTGAGAAACTCCGCTCCTTCCAGAAAGCGTTCGACGACGCCGGTTCCGGGCTGAAGGGTCTGGACTCCTCACAGCTCAAGGGCGAGGCCGCCGAGGCACTGCGCAAGGCGGTGAGCACCCAGCCGCCGAAGTGGTTCACCGGTGCCGACGCCTGCGAGAAGGCGGTCGGCGCGCTGGAGTCGTTCGCCTCCACCGTGAGCTGGGCGCAGGGGCAGGCGCAGACGGCGATCCGCAAGTGGAAGGAAGGGGTCAAGGCGTCCGAGGACGCCGCCGACGCCCACCGCAAGAAGGTCGACGCCTACAACAAGGCCGTCGACCGCTACAACGCCCAGCCCGCCGACAAGCGCGACCCGTCCACGCTTCCGCCGTGTCCGGCGCCGACGTTCGACGACCCGGGCAAGAAGCTGATGCAGGAGGCGCAGGACATCCTCGCCGAGGCCCGCAAGCAGCGGAACACCGCCGCGGAGACCGCCCGCAGCGCGGTGCGCGCGGCACGCGACATGGCCCCTCAGAAGCCGTCGTACGCGCAGCAGGCGGGCGACGGTCTGCAGGAGCTGCAGATCATGGGCGACCACGTCGGCGGCGGGGTCATCAAGGGCACGGCGGGGCTGCTCACCTTCGTGCGGGGCATCAACCCGCTGGACCCGTACAACCTCACCCACCCGGCCGAGTACGCCACGAACCTCAACGGCCTGGCCTCCGGCCTGGTGCTGGCAGCCAACGACCCGGTCGGCACCGGCAAGCAGATGGTCGGCGACTTCATGAAGGACCCCTACGAGGGTTTCGGCCGGCTGCTGCCCGACGCCGCGCTGACCGTGGCCACCGGCGGGGGCGGTGCCGCGGTCAAGGGCGTGCGCATCGCCGCCGACGCGGCCGACGCCGCGCGGGTCCGCCGCCTGGTCGACGACGCCCCCGACGGCACCCACAACCGGCCCGACGGGTCCCGCACCACCGACGGCACCGACCCCGTCGACCTGGCTTCCGGCCGCATGTTCCTGCCCCAGGCCGACGTGGAGATCCCCGGCATCCTGCCGCTGGTCTTCACCCGGCGCACCGAGTCCGGCTGCACGGCCGGCCGCTTCCTGGGGCCGTCCTGGACCTCCACCGTCGACGAACGCCTGGAGATCGACCCGGTCGGCGTCGTCCACGTCACCGCCGACGGCCTGCTGATCCCCTATCCGCACCCCGTCCCCGGAGCCCCCACCCGTCCCGAGTCCGGCACCACCCGCACCCTGCTGGCCCGCGACGCGGACGGCGACTACACGCTCACCGACCCCGACACCGGCCTGGTCCGCCACTTCACCGCCCCGCCCGGCGGCGAACCCGGCGGCGACGGCGACGCCTGGCTGATGTCCGTCACCGAACGCAACGGCCACACCGTCACCGTCGACCGCACCGAGGACGGCCTGCCGACGGCCCTGGCCCACTCGGCCGGCCCCCGGGTGAAGCTGACCACCACCGACGGCCGGATCACCGCCCTCGCCCTGGTCGGCGCGGGCGAGAACGGCGCCGACCTGCCGCTGATGGGCTACGGCTACCGGGACGGCGACCTCACCACCGTCACCAAACCCTCCGGCGCCACCACCACCTTCGCCTACGACGACCGCCGCCGCGTCACCGCCTGGACCGACTCCAACGACAGCCGCTACGACTACGCCTACGACGACCGCGACCGCGTCATCGCCGAAGGCGGCGAGGCCGGCCACGTCCAGATCACCCTCGCCTACACCGAGCCCGACCCCGCCACCGGCCACCGCACCACCACACTGACCACCGCCGACGGCCGCACCACCCGCCACCGCATCGACCACCGCTGCCGGGTGATCGCCACCACCGACCCCCTCGGCCACACCACCCGCTCCACCTACGACACCCACGGCAACCCGCTCACCCGCACCGACCCGCTCGGCGCCACCACCGCCTTCACCTACGACGAGAACAGCAGGCTGGTCTGCGCGGTCCGCCCGGACGGCTCCGAACTGCGCATCGTGCGCGGCCCTCTCGGGCTGCCGACGGAGGTTGTGGGGCCGGACGGCGCCCGCACGACCTACGCGTACGACGAGCGTGGCAACCGGATCGCGGTCACCGACCCGGCCGGCCACGCCACCCGCTACGCCTACGACGACGCAGGCCGGCTCGCCTCCGTCACCGACGCCCTCGGGGACACGACCCGTGTGGTGTGCGACAGGGCGGGGCTGGTCGTGGCGGTGACCGACCCGTCCGGCGCCACCATCCGCACCGAGCGGGACGGGCTGGGCCGTCCGGTCCGTGTCACCGGCCCGACGGGCGGGGTCACCCGACTGGACTGGAACGCGGACGGGCAGCTCGTCCGCCGCATCGGGCCGGGCGGCGCCACCGAGTCATGGATCTACGACGGCGAGGGCAACTGCCTCGCCCACACGGACGCCGTCGGCGGCGTCTCGCGCTACGAGTACACCCACTTCGACCTCCCGCTCGCCGGCACCCGGCCCGACGGGAGCCGCTACGAGTTCGAGCACGACAACGACCTGCGTCTCACCCGGGTCACCAACCCGCAGGGTCTGACCTGGACGTACGAGTACGACGCGGTCGGCAACATCGTGTCCGAGACCGACTTCGACGGGCGCACCCTGACCTACCGCATGGACGCCGCGGGTCGGCTCGCCGAGCGGATCGACGCGCTCGGCGGGGCCGTCTCCTTCGAGCGCGACCAGCTCGGCCAGGTCATCCGCAAGGACGTCGACGGCCGGGTGACGACCTACGCCTACGATCGGGCGGGCCGCCTCCTGGAGGCGATCGGACCGGAGAGCGAACTCCGCTACCAGTACGACCGCCGCGGGCAGGTCAAGACAGAACTGGTGGACGGCCGCCCGCTCGTCCACTCCTACGACGACCTGGGGCGGCGCATCCGCCGGACCACGCCCACCGGCCATGTCACGTCCTACGCCTACGCCTCCGACGGACTCCCCCTGCGGCTCACCACGGGGGGCCGGCGGGTCGACTTCCACCACGACGCCGTCGGCCGCGAACTGACCCGTACCTACGGGGACGCGATCACCATGACGTCGGCCTGGGACGAGGCCGGACGGCTCGCCGAGCAGCACATCACCGCCGGAGTCAGAGCCATCGACAGCCGCGCCTACGCCTACCGCGCCGACGGCCACCTGATCTCCGTCGCGACCCGGCTGTCGGGCACCCGTACCTTCGAGCTCGACCGGGCGGGCCGGGTCACCGCCGTCCACGCACAAGGCTGGACGGAGCGATACGCCTACGACGCCGTCGGCAACCAGACCTCGGCCTCCTGGCCGTCCCGCCACCCCGGCAGCGAGGCCATCGGGCCGCGCGCCTACACCGGTACCACCGTCACCCGCGCCGGAGACGTCCGCTTCGGGCACGACGCTCTCGGCCGGATCGTCCTGCGGCAGAAGACCCGCCTGTCCCGTAAGCCCGACACCTGGCGCTACGAGTGGGACACTGAGAACCGTCTCACCTCCGTCACCACCCCGGACGGGACGCGGTGGCGGTACCGCTACGACCCACTGGGCCGCCGCACCACGAAGCAGCGCCTGGCGGACGACGGCGAGGGCGTGGTCGAGGAGATCCGCTTCACCTGGGACGGCCTCACCCTGTGCGAGCAGACCAGCCACCGGCCGGACGTCCCGAACACGGTCGTCCTCACCTGGGACCACCGGGACGTTGTGCCCCTGGCCCAGACCGAGCGCATCCTCACGGCCGACAGCGGTCAGGAGGAGATCGACCGGCGGTTCTTCGCCATCGCCACCGATCTCGTCGGCACGCCGACCGAACTCATCGACGAGTCCGGGGACATCGCCTGGCGCAGTCGGAGCACGCTCTGGGGCACCACTGCCTGGGCCCGGGACAGCAGCGCCTACATCCCGCTGCGCTTCCCCGGCCAGTACTACGACCCCGAGACCGGCCTCCACTACAACTGCTTCCGTCACTACGACCCCGAGACCGGCCGCTACACCTCCCCGGACCCACTGGGTCTCGCTCCCGCGCCGAACCCTGTGGGCTATGTCGACAACCCGCACACAGGGTGCGACCCGCTGGGCCTGATGCCCAAGTACACGAAGGAGGAAAAAGCCCAACAGGCCAGGGAAAAGGCCATCCAGACCGCGGACGAGGTCATCGAGAGAGCCCAGGGAAACCGGATGAAGAAGGCCGGGAACTACCACGCGGATTCCATGCACAGCTTCAGTGACGAGCGGGTCTTGGAGATCCTCAAGAGCCCAGACGCCGTTTACCACTCGACGGCGGGCAGCGGAAGGCTGACCTTCCGACAAGGGGAGGACATCGTGGTGACAGAGGGTGGAGGTGCAGGGGCGGGCAATGCCATCACGGCGTACGGCCCGTCCGGTACCAGGGGGGACTCCGGTGTGCGGGCACTCGGAGGCCTGCCCTCCGACCCCGGAGGGCCGATTACCCACGCAGACGTGGTGGAGGGCAGGATTCCGGCCAAGAACGGCTACCTGGCTCCCGCGGTGCAGATTCGATGA